One Brassica napus cultivar Da-Ae chromosome C4, Da-Ae, whole genome shotgun sequence genomic region harbors:
- the LOC106396449 gene encoding phospholipid-transporting ATPase 3-like isoform X1 translates to MVRSGSLSVDSSASHRRTPSRTVTLGHIQPQAPSYRTVYCNDRDSNMPVRFKGNSISTTKYNVFTFLPKGLFEQFRRIANIYFLGISCLSMTPISPVSPITNVAPLSMVLLVSLIKEAFEDWKRFQNDMSINNSTVEILEDQRWVPIPWRKLQVGDIVKIKQDTFFPADILFLSSTNPDGICYVETANLDGETNLKIRKALERTWDYLVPEKASEFKGEIQCEQPNNSLYTFTGNLVVQKQTLPLCPDQLLLRGCSLRNTEYIVGAVVFTGHETKVMMNAMNAPSKRSTLEKKLDKLIITIFCVLLTMCLIGAIGCSIVTDREDLYLGLQKSDWEYRNRLAIGFFTFFTLITLFSSIIPISLYVSIEMIKFIQSTQFINRDLNMYHAETNTPASARTSNLNEELGQVEYIFSDKTGTLTRNLMEFFKCSIGGISYGCGVTEIERGIAQRNGLKVHEEERSTAAIREKGFNFDDPRLMRGAWRNEPNPDLCKELFRCLAICHTVLPEGDESPEKIVYQAASPDEAALVTAAKNFGFFFYRRTPTTVYVRESHVEKMGKIQDVAYEILNVLEFNSTRKRQSVVCRYPDGRLVLYCKGADNVIFERLADDMDDVRKVTREHLEHFGSSGLRTLCLAYRDLDPETYNSWNEKFIQAKSALRDREKKLDEVAELIEKDLTLIGSTAIEDKLQEGVPNCIETLSRAGIKIWVLTGDKMETAINIAYACNLINNDMKQFIISSETDAIREAEERGDQVEIARVIKEEVKKELRKSLEEAQLYMHAVAGPKLALVIDGKCLMYALDPSLRVTLLSLSLNCTSVLCCRVSPLQKAQVTSLVRKGAKKITLSIGDGANDVSMIQAAHVGIGISGMEGMQAVMASDFAIAQFRFLTDLLLVHGRWSYLRICKVVMYFFYKNLTFTLTQFWFTFRTGFSGQRFYDDWFQSLYNVFFTALPVIVLGLFEKDVSASLSKRYPELYREGIRNSFFKWRVVAVWATSAVYQSLVCYLFVTTSSFGAINSSGKIFGLWDVSTLVFTCLVIAVNVRILLMSNSITRWHYITVGGSILAWLVFAFVYCGITTSRDRNENVYFVIYVLMSTFYFYFTLLLVPAVSLLGDFIYQGVERWFFPYDYQIVQEIHRHESDASKADHLEIENELTPQEARSYAISQLPRELSKHTGFAFDSPGYESFFASQLGVYAPQKAWDVARRASMRSRPKVPKK, encoded by the exons ATGGTTCGATCGGGTAGTTTAAGCGTCGATTCGTCGGCTAGTCATCGGCGGACGCCGTCTAGAACGGTGACGTTGGGTCATATACAGCCTCAGGCCCCGTCTTATCGTACCGTCTACTGCAATGATCGAGATTCCAATATGCCCGTCCGCTTCAAG GGTAATTCGATTTCGACTACAAAGTATAATGTTTTCACCTTTCTGCCCAAGGGTCTGTTTGAACAG TTTAGGCGCATAGCAAACatatactttcttggaatttcGTGTCTATCAATGACACCTATAAG TCCTGTGAGTCCAATAACAAATGTAGCTCCGCTCTCAATGGTGCTTCTCGTCTCTCTTATTAAAGAGGCTTTCGAAGACTGG AAACGGTTTCAAAATGATATGTCCATAAATAATAGCACAGTGGAGATTTTAGAAGACCAACGGTGGGTACCTATTCCGTGGCGGAAGTTGCAAGTTGGAGATATTGTCAAG ATAAAACAAGATACTTTTTTTCCAGCCGATATTCTTTTCCTGTCCAGCACTAATCCTGATGGTATCTGCTATGTTGAG ACTGCAAATCTAGATGgagaaacaaatttaaaaataagaaaggcCCTTGAAAGGACATGGGATTACTTGGTACCAGAGAAAGCTTCTGAGTTTAAAG GTGAAATTCAGTGTGAGCAACCGAACAATTCTCTGTATACTTTCACGGGGAATCTTGTAGTACAAAAGCAGACGTTGCCTCTCTGTCCCGACCAGCTTTTGTTGCGT GGATGCAGTCTTAGAAACACAGAATACATAGTTGGAGCTGTTGTTTTTACTGGCCATGAGACGAAG GTGATGATGAATGCGATGAATGCTCCATCTAAAAGAAGTACGCTGGAAAAGAAGCTTGACAAACTcattattacaatattttgtGTCCTTCTCACAATGTGTCTAATTGGAGCAATAGGCTG TTCAATTGTGACGGATCGTGAGGACCTATACTTGGGCCTTCAGAAGTCAGATTGGGAATACCGTAACAGACTCGCG ATAGGGTTTTTCACCTTTTTCACTCTAATCACTCTGTTCTCATCAATTATACCAATCTCCCTTTATGTTTCCATAGAG ATGATCAAGTTTATCCAGTCGACTCAGTTTATCAACCGAGATCTCAATATGTATCATGCTGAAACAAACACCCCTGCCTCGGCCAGGACTTCCAATTTAAACGAGGAGCTTGGACAG GTGGAATACATATTTTCTGATAAAACTGGAACGCTGACAAGAAATTTGATGGAGTTCTTTAAATGTTCTATTGGCGGAATAAGTTATGGATGTGGTGTCACTGAAATAGAAAGAGGAATCGCTCAGCGGAATGGCCTAAAAGTACACGAG GAAGAAAGGTCGACTGCTGCAATTAGAGAAAAGGGATTTAATTTTGATGATCCAAGGCTAATGCGGGGAGCTTGGCGAAATGAGCCTAATCCTGATCTTTGCAAG GAACTTTTTAGATGCCTAGCCATCTGTCATACAGTCCTTCCTGAAGGTGATGAGTCCCCTGAGAAGATCGTATATCAAGCTGCATCTCCAGATGAAGCTGCCCTAGTTACTGCCGCCAAGAATTTTGGTTTCTTCTTTTACAG GCGTACTCCAACTACGGTGTATGTTCGCGAGTCTCATGTGGAGAAGATGGGAAAGATTCAAGATGTGGCCTATGAGATCCTTAACGTTCTTGAGTTCAACag TACAAGAAAGCGCCAGTCTGTTGTATGTCGTTACCCAGATGGAAGGCTTGTACTCTACTGTAAG GGTGCAGATAACGTAATCTTTGAGAGATTGGCTGATGATATGGATGATGTTAGGAAAGTTACAAGAGAACATTTGGAACATTTTGGATCTTCTGGATTGCGTACCCTTTGCTTGGCCTATAGAGATTTAGACCCGGAAACTTATAATAGTTGGAATGAAAAATTCATCCAGGCCAAATCTGCATTGCGAGACCGTGAGAAGAAGTTAGATGAG GTAGCAGAACTCATCGAGAAGGATCTTACCCTCATCGGATCAACTGCAATAGAAGACAAACTTCAGGAAGGGGTTCCTAACTGCATTGAGACTTTATCAAGAGCTGGAATTAAGATCTGGGTGTTAACAGGGGACAAAATGGAAACGGCTATTAATATTGCATATG CATGCAACTTGATCAACAATGATATGAAACAATTTATCATCAGTTCTGAAACGGATGCAATCAGGGAAGCTGAAGAAAGG GGTGATCAAGTTGAGATTGCTCGTGTTATCAAAGAAGAAGTAAAGAAGGAGCTGAGAAAGAGCCTTGAAGAAGCTCAACTCTATATGCATGCCGTAGCTGGACCAAAATTGGCTCTCGTTATTGATGGAAAGTGTCTGATGTATGCATTAGACCCGAGCTTACGCGTAACGCTGCTCAGCTTGAGCTTGAACTGCACGTCAGTTTTATGCTGTCGTGTTTCTCCGTTACAGAAAGCACAG GTGACAAGCTTAGTGAGAAAAGGCGCAAAAAAGATTACTCTTAGTATTGGTGATGGTGCCAACGATGTAAGCATGATTCAAGCAGCTCATGTTGGTATAGGAATAAGTGGGATGGAGGGAATGCAAGCTGTGATGGCTAGTGATTTTGCCATCGCTCAGTTCAGATTTCTTACTGATTTGCTTCTTGTTCATGGACGGTGGTCATATCTTAGAATCTGCAAG GTGGTCATGTATTTCTTCTACAAGAATCTTACCTTCACTTTGACTCAGTTTTGGTTTACATTTCGAACTGGATTTTCTGGTCAAAGGTTCTACGATGATTGGTTCCAGTCGTTGTATAACGTTTTTTTCACTGCTCTTCCTGTCATTGTCCTTGGGCTGTTTGAGAAG GATGTGAGTGCGTCCCTTTCGAAGAGATACCCAGAACTGTATAGGGAGGGAATACGTAACTCATTTTTCAAATGGAGAGTCGTAGCAGTATGGGCTACTTCTGCTGTGTATCAGTCTCTCGTCTGCTATCTCTTCGTGACCACCTCTTCTTTTGGCGCTATAAATTCATCAGGCAAAATATTTGGTCTCTGGGATGTTAGCACATTGGTTTTCACATGTCTGGTGATTGCTGTGAACGTGCGCATTCTTTTGATGAGCAATTCCATTACAAGATGGCATTATATCACAGTTGGTGGGAGCATTCTTGCGTGGCTTGTTTTTGCTTTCGTATACTGTGGGATTACGACATCACGTGATAGAAAT GAAAATGTCTACTTTGTCATATATGTCCTGATGAGTACATTCTATTTCTACTTCACATTGCTGCTTGTTCCCGCTGTCTCCCTTCTAGGAGATTTCATCTACCAAGG GGTTGAGAGATGGTTCTTCCCGTATGATTATCAGATCGTTCAAGAAATTCATAGGCACGAGTCCGATGCAAGCAAAGCGGATCACCTGGAGATAGAGAACGAGCTCACACCTCAAGAAGCGAGAAGCTATGCGATATCCCAATTGCCACGGGAGCTCTCAAAGCACACTGGGTTTGCATTTGATTCACCAGGTTATGAATCTTTCTTTGCGTCCCAGTTAGGTGTATACGCGCCACAGAAGGCGTGGGATGTGGCAAGGAGAGCCAGTATGAGGTCACGGCCTAAAGTACCAAAGAAGTAG
- the LOC106396449 gene encoding phospholipid-transporting ATPase 3-like isoform X2, protein MIEIPICPSASRVIRFRLQSIMFSPFCPRVCLNRRIANIYFLGISCLSMTPISPVSPITNVAPLSMVLLVSLIKEAFEDWKRFQNDMSINNSTVEILEDQRWVPIPWRKLQVGDIVKIKQDTFFPADILFLSSTNPDGICYVETANLDGETNLKIRKALERTWDYLVPEKASEFKGEIQCEQPNNSLYTFTGNLVVQKQTLPLCPDQLLLRGCSLRNTEYIVGAVVFTGHETKVMMNAMNAPSKRSTLEKKLDKLIITIFCVLLTMCLIGAIGCSIVTDREDLYLGLQKSDWEYRNRLAIGFFTFFTLITLFSSIIPISLYVSIEMIKFIQSTQFINRDLNMYHAETNTPASARTSNLNEELGQVEYIFSDKTGTLTRNLMEFFKCSIGGISYGCGVTEIERGIAQRNGLKVHEEERSTAAIREKGFNFDDPRLMRGAWRNEPNPDLCKELFRCLAICHTVLPEGDESPEKIVYQAASPDEAALVTAAKNFGFFFYRRTPTTVYVRESHVEKMGKIQDVAYEILNVLEFNSTRKRQSVVCRYPDGRLVLYCKGADNVIFERLADDMDDVRKVTREHLEHFGSSGLRTLCLAYRDLDPETYNSWNEKFIQAKSALRDREKKLDEVAELIEKDLTLIGSTAIEDKLQEGVPNCIETLSRAGIKIWVLTGDKMETAINIAYACNLINNDMKQFIISSETDAIREAEERGDQVEIARVIKEEVKKELRKSLEEAQLYMHAVAGPKLALVIDGKCLMYALDPSLRVTLLSLSLNCTSVLCCRVSPLQKAQVTSLVRKGAKKITLSIGDGANDVSMIQAAHVGIGISGMEGMQAVMASDFAIAQFRFLTDLLLVHGRWSYLRICKVVMYFFYKNLTFTLTQFWFTFRTGFSGQRFYDDWFQSLYNVFFTALPVIVLGLFEKDVSASLSKRYPELYREGIRNSFFKWRVVAVWATSAVYQSLVCYLFVTTSSFGAINSSGKIFGLWDVSTLVFTCLVIAVNVRILLMSNSITRWHYITVGGSILAWLVFAFVYCGITTSRDRNENVYFVIYVLMSTFYFYFTLLLVPAVSLLGDFIYQGVERWFFPYDYQIVQEIHRHESDASKADHLEIENELTPQEARSYAISQLPRELSKHTGFAFDSPGYESFFASQLGVYAPQKAWDVARRASMRSRPKVPKK, encoded by the exons ATGATCGAGATTCCAATATGCCCGTCCGCTTCAAG GGTAATTCGATTTCGACTACAAAGTATAATGTTTTCACCTTTCTGCCCAAGGGTCTGTTTGAACAG GCGCATAGCAAACatatactttcttggaatttcGTGTCTATCAATGACACCTATAAG TCCTGTGAGTCCAATAACAAATGTAGCTCCGCTCTCAATGGTGCTTCTCGTCTCTCTTATTAAAGAGGCTTTCGAAGACTGG AAACGGTTTCAAAATGATATGTCCATAAATAATAGCACAGTGGAGATTTTAGAAGACCAACGGTGGGTACCTATTCCGTGGCGGAAGTTGCAAGTTGGAGATATTGTCAAG ATAAAACAAGATACTTTTTTTCCAGCCGATATTCTTTTCCTGTCCAGCACTAATCCTGATGGTATCTGCTATGTTGAG ACTGCAAATCTAGATGgagaaacaaatttaaaaataagaaaggcCCTTGAAAGGACATGGGATTACTTGGTACCAGAGAAAGCTTCTGAGTTTAAAG GTGAAATTCAGTGTGAGCAACCGAACAATTCTCTGTATACTTTCACGGGGAATCTTGTAGTACAAAAGCAGACGTTGCCTCTCTGTCCCGACCAGCTTTTGTTGCGT GGATGCAGTCTTAGAAACACAGAATACATAGTTGGAGCTGTTGTTTTTACTGGCCATGAGACGAAG GTGATGATGAATGCGATGAATGCTCCATCTAAAAGAAGTACGCTGGAAAAGAAGCTTGACAAACTcattattacaatattttgtGTCCTTCTCACAATGTGTCTAATTGGAGCAATAGGCTG TTCAATTGTGACGGATCGTGAGGACCTATACTTGGGCCTTCAGAAGTCAGATTGGGAATACCGTAACAGACTCGCG ATAGGGTTTTTCACCTTTTTCACTCTAATCACTCTGTTCTCATCAATTATACCAATCTCCCTTTATGTTTCCATAGAG ATGATCAAGTTTATCCAGTCGACTCAGTTTATCAACCGAGATCTCAATATGTATCATGCTGAAACAAACACCCCTGCCTCGGCCAGGACTTCCAATTTAAACGAGGAGCTTGGACAG GTGGAATACATATTTTCTGATAAAACTGGAACGCTGACAAGAAATTTGATGGAGTTCTTTAAATGTTCTATTGGCGGAATAAGTTATGGATGTGGTGTCACTGAAATAGAAAGAGGAATCGCTCAGCGGAATGGCCTAAAAGTACACGAG GAAGAAAGGTCGACTGCTGCAATTAGAGAAAAGGGATTTAATTTTGATGATCCAAGGCTAATGCGGGGAGCTTGGCGAAATGAGCCTAATCCTGATCTTTGCAAG GAACTTTTTAGATGCCTAGCCATCTGTCATACAGTCCTTCCTGAAGGTGATGAGTCCCCTGAGAAGATCGTATATCAAGCTGCATCTCCAGATGAAGCTGCCCTAGTTACTGCCGCCAAGAATTTTGGTTTCTTCTTTTACAG GCGTACTCCAACTACGGTGTATGTTCGCGAGTCTCATGTGGAGAAGATGGGAAAGATTCAAGATGTGGCCTATGAGATCCTTAACGTTCTTGAGTTCAACag TACAAGAAAGCGCCAGTCTGTTGTATGTCGTTACCCAGATGGAAGGCTTGTACTCTACTGTAAG GGTGCAGATAACGTAATCTTTGAGAGATTGGCTGATGATATGGATGATGTTAGGAAAGTTACAAGAGAACATTTGGAACATTTTGGATCTTCTGGATTGCGTACCCTTTGCTTGGCCTATAGAGATTTAGACCCGGAAACTTATAATAGTTGGAATGAAAAATTCATCCAGGCCAAATCTGCATTGCGAGACCGTGAGAAGAAGTTAGATGAG GTAGCAGAACTCATCGAGAAGGATCTTACCCTCATCGGATCAACTGCAATAGAAGACAAACTTCAGGAAGGGGTTCCTAACTGCATTGAGACTTTATCAAGAGCTGGAATTAAGATCTGGGTGTTAACAGGGGACAAAATGGAAACGGCTATTAATATTGCATATG CATGCAACTTGATCAACAATGATATGAAACAATTTATCATCAGTTCTGAAACGGATGCAATCAGGGAAGCTGAAGAAAGG GGTGATCAAGTTGAGATTGCTCGTGTTATCAAAGAAGAAGTAAAGAAGGAGCTGAGAAAGAGCCTTGAAGAAGCTCAACTCTATATGCATGCCGTAGCTGGACCAAAATTGGCTCTCGTTATTGATGGAAAGTGTCTGATGTATGCATTAGACCCGAGCTTACGCGTAACGCTGCTCAGCTTGAGCTTGAACTGCACGTCAGTTTTATGCTGTCGTGTTTCTCCGTTACAGAAAGCACAG GTGACAAGCTTAGTGAGAAAAGGCGCAAAAAAGATTACTCTTAGTATTGGTGATGGTGCCAACGATGTAAGCATGATTCAAGCAGCTCATGTTGGTATAGGAATAAGTGGGATGGAGGGAATGCAAGCTGTGATGGCTAGTGATTTTGCCATCGCTCAGTTCAGATTTCTTACTGATTTGCTTCTTGTTCATGGACGGTGGTCATATCTTAGAATCTGCAAG GTGGTCATGTATTTCTTCTACAAGAATCTTACCTTCACTTTGACTCAGTTTTGGTTTACATTTCGAACTGGATTTTCTGGTCAAAGGTTCTACGATGATTGGTTCCAGTCGTTGTATAACGTTTTTTTCACTGCTCTTCCTGTCATTGTCCTTGGGCTGTTTGAGAAG GATGTGAGTGCGTCCCTTTCGAAGAGATACCCAGAACTGTATAGGGAGGGAATACGTAACTCATTTTTCAAATGGAGAGTCGTAGCAGTATGGGCTACTTCTGCTGTGTATCAGTCTCTCGTCTGCTATCTCTTCGTGACCACCTCTTCTTTTGGCGCTATAAATTCATCAGGCAAAATATTTGGTCTCTGGGATGTTAGCACATTGGTTTTCACATGTCTGGTGATTGCTGTGAACGTGCGCATTCTTTTGATGAGCAATTCCATTACAAGATGGCATTATATCACAGTTGGTGGGAGCATTCTTGCGTGGCTTGTTTTTGCTTTCGTATACTGTGGGATTACGACATCACGTGATAGAAAT GAAAATGTCTACTTTGTCATATATGTCCTGATGAGTACATTCTATTTCTACTTCACATTGCTGCTTGTTCCCGCTGTCTCCCTTCTAGGAGATTTCATCTACCAAGG GGTTGAGAGATGGTTCTTCCCGTATGATTATCAGATCGTTCAAGAAATTCATAGGCACGAGTCCGATGCAAGCAAAGCGGATCACCTGGAGATAGAGAACGAGCTCACACCTCAAGAAGCGAGAAGCTATGCGATATCCCAATTGCCACGGGAGCTCTCAAAGCACACTGGGTTTGCATTTGATTCACCAGGTTATGAATCTTTCTTTGCGTCCCAGTTAGGTGTATACGCGCCACAGAAGGCGTGGGATGTGGCAAGGAGAGCCAGTATGAGGTCACGGCCTAAAGTACCAAAGAAGTAG